From Daucus carota subsp. sativus chromosome 6, DH1 v3.0, whole genome shotgun sequence:
AAACCggaaaaccgaaaccgagccgaaaaaccgaaaaaccaaaccgaaaaaaatcgtaaccgacaaaaaccgaaaaaaaccgtaaccgaaccgaaccgatataacggtttggtaacggttacggttttacccctaaaaccgaaccgaaaaactgaaccgttaatataatatataataaaaaatatataacattttttatatattattatatataacatattacatatgtgtgtgctacaatatattaattatatattttagtaagagaaattgatataataagtatataaatatttttctaaaattaataaaagcattaaatttgtatagtaatttgaaccaaaaaatcaaaccgtttatataatatataataaaaatataacatttattatatattatgatatataacatattatatatatatatatatatgtgtgcaacaatatattaattatatattttagtaagagaaattgatataataagtatataaatatttttataaaattaataaaagtattaaatttgtatagtagtttctaatcaaataaaaaccggaaaaaaaccgaaaccgaccaacggttaaccgaacccAAAAAAACCGTTGGaaacggttcggttacggtttctacctaaaaaccgaaccgaaccgaaatacacggttcggtaacggttttaggtagaaaccgacccgtgcacacccctaGTGTAGATTGACGCTCATTTAAAATTGAAGGTTTCAAATCTCCCTATCAACTGATTTCGTATTTATACATATGTGGTGAGAATTTTAAAGACCAATCAAAGAGAAAGGAAAAGATACTCGAATGTGTAAGCAACAGATACGCATATACGCATATGCTGTATGTGTGTTCATCTGGTACTCAAATGCATAAATTacagatacatatatatatcacatgctCATAATTGATGTCGTTATTAAAGACATCATTTCCgcatgtttttttaatatgaaaattgtTATTAAGAACTTTCACCCCAAAATTGGAGGATCGaccaaacaaaatattaatagataaatatatgacaagtttagattatttttttcaaaaattacaattatttttttataatattaattgagAATTACtatatgttaaaattataatttatataataaataaaatttagtagATATAATTTCATTTCACTAATAATGATGACAAGTGATGATTGATGAGAATGATGATTATAacgataataattattattattatatttattttataagagtGTATAGCGAATGTCAGTTAAAAGAGCGATCCCTCCCATTTATTTATAAAGGGGTATTTATAAAGGGGTTGGGCACGAcgattaatttttgattaattttgaaaccATTTATTTATAAACGAGTTTGACATGAAGATTAATTCTTTGATTAGTTTCAATATATAAAGAATTGGAATGGGTATTCGAAGAAAAAAGTAAAGAAATGGTTGAGACAAAGGGGGTTAAGTAACAAAATACTATATTCACTTTTTTAAAGGTAGATGCCCAACCACACTATTCtcatacttttttttaaaatgaatatttcgagatacatatttttgaaacgagtattatattaaaaattatttataaagggGTATTTATAAAGGGTTTGGGCACGAAGATTAATTCTTGATAAATTTGGAAACCATTTATTTATAAACGAGTTTGACATGAAGATtaattttttgacaattttcaatatataaagAATTGGAATGGACATTCGAATAAAAAGGCAAAGAGATGGTTGAGACAAAGGGGGTTAAGTAACAAAATACTATGTTCCCTTTTTTAAATGTAGATGCCCAACAATACTATTCTCATACgcatttttttaaatgaatatttcagGATACGTATTTTTGAAACgagtattatattaaaattaaattttttcttttaaaatagtTGATACACATTTTCAAAATGGATAATCGTGCAACGTATCCTCGTAATGTATAACTTTTAGCTTTCCGAAATTCTTATCAGATCTCCCACCGGTCAATTCAACACCCCCTTATCATGATCGATTTTAATTAAGCATTAAATATATCGGGTTACACATTTTTAAAAGCGATGCTCGAATGATATTTTACGTcattaaattgaaaaatgacatttttatacaaacatgtaaaaatttatagtatttttattattgtttaaacAGAGCGAGTAGTTGTTATgttattcatttattttaaaaatatattattttattaaacaaaatagatGGAATAGCGTGATTGTGAAagaaataattcataaataatataatttaatatatatatatatatatatatatcttaaaattttgggatctttttaaaaatacccatctgtaaaattattttttttaaaatactaccatctttttcattgtttttaaaaataccttttcataattttttttttcaaaaatacgatttgtaacttttgcaacctcatttgcaaccttgggcggcgcagccgtaaaagttgcaaatgaggttgcaaaagttgcaaatgaggttgcaaaagttgcaaataaaaatggaaagttgcaacagttgcaactgcaattgcaactagttcaactgaaaactgtaagttgcaaaagttgcaaatgaggttgcaaaagttgcaactgaggttgcaaatgaagttgcaaaagttgcaactgcagttgcaacttttgcaacttcatttgcaacctcagttgcaactaaatgcagtgtgcccctggcggggccgttagattacaatagaatcaactgaatgcaaccatatgcaactgaatacaaccatatgcaatcatatatgcaattacaaatcctgatttcaagttccagttttcgaatgtcattttcgacctcattttcggaatcgattcagctgcatatgaagttgcaaaagaggttgcaacacggctggcgccgcctgtagttgcaaatgaggttgcaaaagttgcaaacagtatttttgaaaaaaagattttatgaaaaggtatttttaaaaataattctggaaagtagtatttttgaaaacaataaaagaaaaggtaggtagttttgtagatttccctaaaATTTACAATAATATTTTCGATATGCTATCAAAATTTAATCCGCTTACTTACACGAGAGCaattaataatcaataaatGATGATTGTAGTTAAtcagattaattaatttaggaCGCGTTCCGGCGTTAGCAAAGAAGTTTTGTGATGTGACGCTTGAAATTCCTAACCCCAAATAAAACACTCCATTCTTTTATACAAGCCAAAACTTTTGATATTACCTAACAAATGACATGGACCCTGGCCCACGAACAAAAGCGTCCTTTTAAATCCACACCAGTTTCGACCCAGGTCCAGTTTCACCCTCTGGCCTCTGCTATTATACTACttccataataaaatttatactatgcagtataaaaaatataaaaacatattattatatatatcacaGATAAACACAAAGGCTCTTACTCTGTCTCTCCATTTCGCTGAGTAAACCCTTTGTTGACGTCGTGGTTTCAGGGTCAGTAATCTCAAGAAAGCTCTCTTTTTTCACTTCTAAGTTCATATAATCTGTGAAGTTGTGTTAATATTTATGTTCATGTCATGATATATGTTTTTGATGGTTGGTTTGTATGTGTTCTTGTTTTTTATCTGCTGATCTTTGATTTTTTGATCGCTCTTTGTTTGTCACGTCGTTGATTGATGTTCTTTGTGTTACATGATTGACTTGACTTAACAAGTGTACTTCATGATTATCTTCATGATCTTGCAATAGATTACATGATGTTTGTATGTGCACACGTGTTGGTAGGATGGAGAATTGTATGCTAGACCATatctttcatttatttataccGCGGCGGGGGCATCGGAAAATTTTATTGGAGTAAATATTTTACCCTAATATCCCGGCGGAGTTTGAAAATGGACCCTAGGGTCGCGACGGGGCTTGAAAATTTTACCCTAGTGTCGCGGAGGGGCTTGAAAATTTTACCCTAGTGTCGCGGAGGGGTTTAAAATTTTTACCCTAGTGTCGGGTCGGGGCGgggtttgaaatttttttacccTAGTCGGGCAgaccaaattttttttatcctaATTGCGCCGTGGTGgactcaaatttttttttatctacccTATTCATGCCGCATGCGGCGCTAAATGTTATTATATTTTGGTGATAAATATTTTTGGCCTTGTGGGGGCTGACTGTGGACCCCTTCATCATGAAACAGAGATAGGGGTTCCATGGTCCCTGAatttgaaactacaagctgttGTATAGGAATTGTTTGTAATTCTTGTGATTTTGAAAGTTAATGTGCATTTTTATAGTTACCCTAATTTCATGGATATTTGACCACCTACACATTGTATCATGTATGTTGCTCTGCTTTGTTCTTTACTTGTAGGCTGTAAGAAGTTTTCAAATTCTTAATATCTTATGTATGAGTTTAATCTGATCTGTCTTCAATTTCTTATGTAACCTGCATCTCCTACCATTTTATATCGTACTTGTCAACTACTGACCTGTATTCCATCATCTTAGTTTTTCTTCTGCTAAAAACTTGAGTTGTTTGAAGACAAATAAATGGTCCACAAGCACCTTGACATCTCAGaatatagttaatttattgtatTCTACTCTTCCTTCAGGGTAACCAGCATTACTTTAATGCCTGAATGCCAGTCTTAAAGTTTTTCTGACTGAGCTATGACCTgacattataaatttaattttcccatctgcttattttagaagcCTCTTATGGTTTCACACCTGGTCAGCTACATTTTTGATTGTCAGTAAACATGAATAATTCACACAACCTGAAAATGCATATTCCTTTCTGGATCAGCAATTTGACTTTCATCCCAACTTTACGGATAGTAAGTTTTGGATTATTGCTCTATTCCCCCTTATTCCTGTTCTGACATTAGTTCATTCAGCCAGTGAAAAACTCAAAACTTGAATAGGTTATTGATGTTTATGAGATGCACTGCAGAGCCAAATCCCAGGGAATTTTGAATGCTATTCATAAGTTTGACTTATACCTGTCTTTGAAGGACAGCACTTCTGAGCTTTTTTAAAGAACAAAAAGATGCCAGATATCTTCCCCATGACACAGTTATTTTCTGATATTTGTTGCAAGCATGTGATGTCATATTAACGACATCAATAGTCAAATTCTAGGAGTGGCGGTGACTGTTAAGATTTATTTCCAACATACTctatcttcattttcttttgcCAGTAGTAAGTACTTTTAGCAATTATATACTTGTTAATACATTCTCAAATATATAATAGGAGTCTGCTCTCAATAGCAATTGTATACTTGTTAATACATTCTCAATTATATACCTGTTAATACATTCTCAAATATATAATAGGAGTCTAAtgctaaataaaattataaggtGATGCATTTTTAGTAAGATATATCAGGTGTGCAGATTTCAGTATTATTATCATGTTGGTAAGTTTGTTTATGGTACTAGAATGTTCTGTTGTGTTAGTCTCTGTGttgaattaattttatgatGTGTTATTCTTACTATAGAgtgcctttttctttttctttatattaattaaattatctgTTATCAACTGTGAGCCCCGTTTTTTGATTGAAAGTAACTCTAGTTAATATGTTTATTTGGCTTCAGTTATTTTTGTTGTGATGCATTAGTAATTAGATATAATCGCGCATGACTACAATTTGTACCCTTAAATTTTTATGGTccttttaaatttgtttgagcCGCTAAAGGCAGGTCTGGTCAGGAGTGTAAAATTAGGCCATCTTGGATGTTGTGGTGTATCCTTTATGTTCTTTGTGTTGCCATTAATCAGAGATGTATGTTCGGTTGCCTATAGATGTTGATAGAATGTACGGCTAGTTTTTGTTAGAAAATTGTATTAAAAAATTTGGTACTTTTTCTGTCCTTTGTGCTACATTTTTCAAGAATTCCCTAATCAtatgttcaaatatttttttattatgatttacagTTTTTAGACATGATTATAATCTTTAGAACATGGATAATCTAGTTCCAATTACTAAATCCATTTATTATGCTGTAGGATCAATAAAAATGGTGTTGCCGGACAATGAGATTGatcaaagtgatgatgatcaCTCCTATGAGTTTATTGACTCAGATGATTTACATACGGTAAGTATCAGGCCTTCTAATCTTCTTCCTTTTTTACTTAAAAGAATTCATctattgatatattatatgaaaagaGTTTTGTGACTATTAATCTTCTGCTTTGTTACTATTGTAGGACAAAAGTGATCATAGTGAGAGTTCCTTCGAATTTATTGGTTCTGAAGAAATGAACTCCTTGAAAGATATTGAGGAACCAAATTTTGCTGGAATTacatgtgagggaaatgcatcTGATATTCTAGATTCAGAGACTGCTGATGCTTCCAACAATGTatgcttttgtttttttatttcctGATTTTTTAGAGCtagtttttgtttaaattttgtggTGTAATGATCAATGATTTGTTTAGGATGAAGAGCAGTTAGACGACATGGATAGGTTCTCATATAAATCAACCGACTCTGAGCTCAATTTTTCTGATGAATGCACATATATGGAGGTTGCATCACCCATCAGTGATCTGGATGATAAGGTGTGTAGAAATCTCAAGCTTAATTTTTGCTAACTTATGATTTCCCTCCACCCCAGTAAGTAAATTGAATCTTTGAGGTGGCCACTGTGTGTACAGTTTAAATGATTTACTGTATGTTCAGTTAGATCGAAGTAAAACAaaaactaattcaattttatttggatattgATTTACCTTGTAATGAactgtagtttttttttttttggctcgGGGGGTGGGGGTGATTTACCATATTGACAGGAAAATTGAAGTAAACCGTAAAACTTCATTTATACCTGCTGGATATAGGTATGTATGGCCTATTAGTTTTTCTATAATGCAGCTCCGAATTTACCGTATTTACAGGAAAATCGAAGTAAAACGTAAAACTTTATTTATATCTGCTGGATATAGGTATGTATGACCTATTAGTTTTCTATAATGCAGCTTCGAAGGTTCAAGCGTAGAGCTCTTACATATGAGATAACTGATATCAGTGGAGTCTTTACGGTGCCCACAAATTTGATGCTGCGAGGGAATATTGAAATTAAAGATATAGCTAAGGAATTTATTCTCCCATTCCTTCCTGCGAAAGCCCTTGTGAGATTCAAGGCCGTTTCCAAAGAATGGGACAACAGAATATCACATCCATTCCTAGCCCATCTGCAAAGCTACTGCTTTGAAGAGATGTCTGGGTTCTTCTGTCAGAATGGTTTCCAACATTTCTTTGTGACCCTTGATCAGGCCGCGTATGGGATTCCaaattcaactttgtcatttcTTCCTTCGAATTTTAAGATCAAAAGTTCCTGCAAGGGGTTGCTACTCTGTCAAAGAGTCCCTGATGAAGACGAAGAGAATGAATACTGCGTGTGTAATCCTGCTACCAGGGAATTCCATGTGCTTCCTCAGTCTACTTACTATCATGGTCCAGAACCAAATTTGATACTTGCATTCGAGCCGTCTTCGATGAACTTTGGGGAAAATTACAAGGTGATATGTGCCTTTGACATGCATGATGGTTTTAAGATGCTTTGCTTTGACATTTACAACTCAGAGACAAAGTCTTGGACCTGCTGCTCCGATCTTGTCTGCCCTGAGTTTGAGGTAGCCAGTTTGGAAGATAATGGTCTATACAGGAATGGAGTGGCATATTGGGCTACCACATTAGGCTATCTTCTTGCTTTGGATATCAAGAACAGTTTCTATCAAGTTCAGCCTATATGTTCAGAAAGGTTGAAAGCTGAAGGTATCTTAACATTGCTAGATGGGGAGCTATCTTACATTCAGGCCTATGTTGAGCCTTCTTACCTTGAGAGTGGTACTTGCTGTGATGACACAGATGATGTGAAAAATACATGCATAATCGAGATATTTGGGGGTGTTACTATGCGCTTAAGACGTCGTGTTACTGTTAAACTCGATATGAAGATTTATGATACCCAGTCCTTCAAGGTGTTGTTTGCTCCTAAGAGGGATTTCTTTATTTTCAACATTGAAAATGTCCTATATTCCTGTAATGttgaggaaaaaaaatttgaagtgaTCAGAAGCAGAAGCAGAGGAATCAGCTCGAGCACGACATACACTCCGTATGTGAACAGCCTTGTGTCTCTGGCGTGAGCAGCCCCGTATCTTTGTCAGCCAGCGTTTCTGTAATCGTTAATCATGTCATAGTGCCTGTTAGTTTTCGTTGTTGCAAACATCTGGACATCTAGTTTGTCTAAAAACACCCATGCATAGGATGCTGTTTCCTAATATTTCAGTCTCAGTATTACCATCTGATGTGGATTCCCGTTTTGGTTGAATGAACATCTGTTGACATTGTGTTCTTATCTTTCATGTTTTTCTGATCTTAATGATTCTGCTCAGCCCTCATACAGTACTTGGTTCATTGATATTTTTATCAATGATGGTAAGTTTTAATTAGTTCAAGAGCAGCCAGCTATATTATCAGTCCACCCCGAGGTAGTTATCTTGCTTTAAATTATGTGTTCTTGTCTATCTTCTTTCCTCAAACTGCAACACTTTTCTCGTTCTTGTTACGTGCTTCAGCAGCAACTCGGAAGTGTGAGTTTACcctaatatatccaataatatGGGCACGTTAGTGGCATCTATATATCGTTTCAGGCATTTAGCAAAACAAACAAGTGGAATCAGATTTTGATGGTGATGTTTCCAAGGTTGTATATgaactaataaataaaaaattccaTTGCCGGGAATCGAACCCGGGTCTCCTGGGTGAAAGCCAGATATCCTAACCGCTGGACGACAATGGAGGTATGAGTTGATAAGTGCAAGCAGAcagtttatttgataaattacaCATCACAATTACATACCCAGTCACTCCAGTCTCCAGTAGTCAGTCTGGTAAGTGGCGAGCCCGGCTCAAACTATTCTATAATTTCTAAAGGAACTTTTCCAAGTATCTTATAAAACGAAAGGCGAAAGCCCCGCTACATGAAGTTGGACCGTTCGAATGATACCCCGTGGCGACCTCCTCCCTCTGtttcatttaaatataattatttttttatatgtattttaaaattttgaaaaaatcacatttaaatataattattttttacaaaatgtatatcaaataaaagtttaaaatctaaatttttatttaatataagagttgaatttttttattgagcgtaaatatttttttacacctcaatatacgtgtcaaaaagtcaaaaatcagttaaaatatgacagagggagtataaatttttctatcaatttacatgaagataaggatgaatattTAACACATTTTTTCATAATAACTATGATAGAAGGGCCATTAATttctaatatttgaatttttattgtgATCAAGATTTTCTACTAATTAAGAGAATTTATCAAACTAAAAAGTATTTATGTAaaaagattcttctatatatccggtttaataattttaagaaatttttataatccatgttttatattatccttttaataaatatatcattttagtcTACATCAAGTTATCGTcactattttaatatgttgatAATTGAGAGTTTTAATATGTTGATAATtgagagttttaataaataaatattaatttagtcCACATCCAGCTATCAATTACCATCACTATCCTAGTATCATAATGATCgagaaatttaatttaattttttaatatatggggAGAGGGAGTTTAGAACTCGTGACTaggagaaattaaaaaaaagataaccGAACGGGTTGGTTggtttttttttcaagattgtAGTGATATACAGTCACACTTTTGTCCCTCTCTCCCTATTATTTCCTTAGCCATCCTCTGCGATTTTCGAGACAaaccatatatacatacacgcgCGCACATATTATAAACACGCACGTATATTACCGAAGTAGCGGACGATGTGGCGAGCGGTGTCTCGTGGCTTCCGCATTCCGGCGAAGAGATCCGGCGCCGGCGAAGCTTTGAAGCCTCACAGATTATTCTCCACTGAAGCGGTATCAGTATCTTTTACGAATCTCTTACTTTTTAGCTTTTATGTTGTTGTTATGTAcctatttgtttgtttattttgtatttcatgtgtttttttCCCATTTTGCTCGATTTTAGTTTGTGTAAGCTGTGATTGAATCTGTTGTTTTGGCGTATATGACTGGACTAAAGTGTAGGCGTATTGGATGTAAATTGATTTATTCGTTAATGTTATTTCTAGAGATATTTCAATAACCTAGATAAACAATTTGATTTCATGATCTGATAATGATTGTGGATATACGTGAATTCTGGATATCAAAAtgctaaaattttataaatggaTAATTACTGCATATCAGTTTTGTGCGTTTATGTATACTCTGTAACAGTTATTGCAACTTTGGCTGATCCTTTTGTTAGTTGTTGCTTAGACACAATTCACATGTTTCAGGCCCGAGAATAGTAACCCGCTACACAATTTAGACTAGAACAACAATGAGTTTAcgtaattaaaaaacaaatgaaattaGTCTATTCATTTGGAGTTGAGGTTATTTGTgttattgttttttgtttttatattgatTACTTAACTATGCTAAATGATTTTTTTCTGCAGCTAAATTTGTATAAGAATTATTGGTATTCATACATTATACTGCATAGGAATgataaattatacaaaattattGTGGTAGAAATTAAGTTACTATTATTTGTTCAAAAAATGTGACAGAGGGTGGGAGGCTCATCGTATACTATAGTGGATCATACATATGATGCAGTCGTGGTAGGTGCTGGTGGTGCTGGGCTCAGAGCAGCTATAGGGTTGTCTGAGCACGGATTCAACACAGCATGCATTACTAAGCTCTTCCCGACTCGTTCACACACAGTTGCTGCTCAGGTGTGTGGTTTCTTGCATCTCCTCTAGGCATTGCATTTTAAATATGAATCCAGATATGTATCCGTTCTTGTGCAATGTTGATATGGAAGCtcatatttttcttgaaaatatgtAAGAGTACTGTTGGCCACTGGATGCTTTCCAGTCTCTTAAGCTGCAATTATGAATCTGTTGCGTGTTCAGTTTGAATAAACAGATTCACTAATATGCATTTCCACATCAATAATGATAGCATCCGTTTACCTTTTCATTGT
This genomic window contains:
- the LOC108225555 gene encoding uncharacterized protein LOC108225555 isoform X1, with the translated sequence MVLPDNEIDQSDDDHSYEFIDSDDLHTDKSDHSESSFEFIGSEEMNSLKDIEEPNFAGITCEGNASDILDSETADASNNDEEQLDDMDRFSYKSTDSELNFSDECTYMEVASPISDLDDKLRRFKRRALTYEITDISGVFTVPTNLMLRGNIEIKDIAKEFILPFLPAKALVRFKAVSKEWDNRISHPFLAHLQSYCFEEMSGFFCQNGFQHFFVTLDQAAYGIPNSTLSFLPSNFKIKSSCKGLLLCQRVPDEDEENEYCVCNPATREFHVLPQSTYYHGPEPNLILAFEPSSMNFGENYKVICAFDMHDGFKMLCFDIYNSETKSWTCCSDLVCPEFEVASLEDNGLYRNGVAYWATTLGYLLALDIKNSFYQVQPICSERLKAEGILTLLDGELSYIQAYVEPSYLESGTCCDDTDDVKNTCIIEIFGGVTMRLRRRVTVKLDMKIYDTQSFKVLFAPKRDFFIFNIENVLYSCNVEEKKFEVIRSRSRGISSSTTYTPYVNSLVSLA
- the LOC108225555 gene encoding uncharacterized protein LOC108225555 isoform X2, which codes for MVLPDNEIDQSDDDHSYEFIDSDDLHTDKSDHSESSFEFIGSEEMNSLKDIEEPNFAGITCEGNASDILDSETADASNNLDDMDRFSYKSTDSELNFSDECTYMEVASPISDLDDKLRRFKRRALTYEITDISGVFTVPTNLMLRGNIEIKDIAKEFILPFLPAKALVRFKAVSKEWDNRISHPFLAHLQSYCFEEMSGFFCQNGFQHFFVTLDQAAYGIPNSTLSFLPSNFKIKSSCKGLLLCQRVPDEDEENEYCVCNPATREFHVLPQSTYYHGPEPNLILAFEPSSMNFGENYKVICAFDMHDGFKMLCFDIYNSETKSWTCCSDLVCPEFEVASLEDNGLYRNGVAYWATTLGYLLALDIKNSFYQVQPICSERLKAEGILTLLDGELSYIQAYVEPSYLESGTCCDDTDDVKNTCIIEIFGGVTMRLRRRVTVKLDMKIYDTQSFKVLFAPKRDFFIFNIENVLYSCNVEEKKFEVIRSRSRGISSSTTYTPYVNSLVSLA